One window of Arthrobacter oryzae genomic DNA carries:
- the purE gene encoding 5-(carboxyamino)imidazole ribonucleotide mutase produces MSTPAASIRPSETDAAAPIVGLVMGSDSDWPVMEAAAEALAEFGIPFEADVVSAHRMPTEMIRYGQTAHERGLRVIIAGAGGAAHLPGMLASVTPLPVIGVPVPLKMLDGMDSLLSIVQMPAGVPVATVSIAGARNAGLLAVRMLASGTDDLAVRLRGDLIEFAQELNDVATRKGANLRHKVSEVFSDGNVVLRGSR; encoded by the coding sequence ATGAGCACGCCTGCAGCGTCAATCCGCCCGTCCGAAACCGACGCCGCCGCGCCCATCGTGGGCCTTGTCATGGGCTCCGACTCAGACTGGCCGGTCATGGAAGCCGCGGCGGAAGCCCTGGCCGAATTCGGCATCCCGTTCGAAGCCGATGTGGTCTCTGCCCACCGGATGCCCACCGAAATGATCCGCTACGGCCAGACGGCCCATGAGCGCGGACTGCGCGTCATCATTGCGGGCGCCGGCGGCGCGGCACACCTGCCCGGCATGCTGGCGTCGGTGACGCCGCTGCCGGTGATCGGTGTCCCGGTCCCGCTGAAGATGCTCGACGGCATGGACTCGCTGCTGTCCATCGTCCAGATGCCCGCCGGTGTGCCGGTGGCCACGGTTTCGATCGCAGGCGCGCGGAACGCCGGCCTGCTGGCCGTCCGGATGCTGGCATCCGGAACCGACGACCTCGCCGTCCGCCTGCGCGGGGACCTGATTGAGTTCGCGCAGGAACTGAATGACGTCGCCACCCGCAAGGGCGCGAACCTGCGGCACAAAGTCAGCGAAGTGTTCTCCGACGGCAACGTCGTTCTCCGGGGCAGCCGTTAG
- a CDS encoding 5-(carboxyamino)imidazole ribonucleotide synthase, with product MMAPAATALGFELRVLAEGEDVSAVSAVPTSPVGDYKDLDALLEFAQGLDVMTFDHEHVPNDHLRALQEAGVNVQPGPDALVHAQDKLVMRAAIDRLELPNPAWASVADVDALVAFGEKTGWPVVLKTPRGGYDGKGVRMVGSVEEAAETADWFEAMTPLLAEAKVEFSRELSALVARTPDGESRAWPVVHTIQVDGVCDEVIAPAQDIPLEVAAAAEDAAIRIANELGVTGVMAVELFETPGVGSGFLINELAMRPHNTGHWTQDGSVTSQFEQHLRAVLNLPLGATDALGPIVVMKNFLGGDNQELFSAYPLAMANEPAAKIHCYGKAVRPGRKIGHVNLVGAAAADVDSVRQRATTVANIIRDGRAPARTAPGNSEGTV from the coding sequence ATGATGGCCCCCGCCGCAACGGCCCTGGGCTTTGAACTCCGTGTCCTGGCCGAAGGCGAAGACGTTTCGGCGGTCTCCGCCGTGCCGACGTCGCCGGTGGGCGACTACAAGGACCTCGACGCCCTGCTCGAGTTTGCCCAGGGCCTGGACGTCATGACGTTTGATCATGAGCACGTCCCCAACGACCACCTGCGGGCGCTGCAGGAGGCGGGCGTGAACGTGCAGCCCGGCCCGGACGCCCTGGTCCACGCGCAGGACAAACTGGTGATGCGCGCGGCAATCGACAGGCTGGAGCTGCCGAACCCGGCCTGGGCCTCTGTTGCGGACGTCGATGCCCTGGTTGCCTTCGGCGAGAAGACCGGCTGGCCGGTGGTGCTGAAGACGCCCCGCGGCGGCTACGACGGCAAAGGCGTCCGCATGGTCGGGTCGGTTGAGGAGGCGGCTGAAACGGCTGACTGGTTCGAGGCCATGACTCCCCTGCTGGCCGAGGCCAAGGTGGAGTTCAGCCGTGAACTGTCCGCGCTTGTGGCGAGGACCCCCGACGGTGAGTCCCGCGCCTGGCCGGTCGTCCACACCATCCAGGTGGACGGTGTCTGCGACGAAGTGATCGCCCCCGCCCAGGACATTCCCCTGGAAGTGGCGGCGGCAGCCGAAGACGCCGCTATCCGCATCGCCAACGAACTGGGAGTCACCGGCGTTATGGCAGTGGAGTTGTTTGAAACTCCCGGTGTCGGGTCCGGTTTCCTGATCAACGAACTCGCCATGCGTCCGCACAACACCGGCCACTGGACCCAGGACGGATCAGTGACCAGCCAGTTCGAGCAGCACCTGCGCGCCGTATTGAACCTCCCGCTTGGTGCCACCGATGCGCTGGGGCCGATTGTTGTGATGAAGAATTTCCTTGGCGGCGACAACCAGGAACTGTTCTCGGCGTATCCGCTGGCCATGGCCAACGAGCCGGCTGCCAAAATCCACTGCTACGGCAAGGCTGTCCGGCCCGGCCGGAAGATCGGCCACGTCAACCTTGTGGGGGCAGCAGCGGCCGACGTCGATTCCGTCCGGCAACGCGCCACCACCGTAGCGAACATCATCCGGGACGGCCGTGCTCCGGCCCGAACAGCACCAGGAAACTCCGAGGGAACAGTATGA
- a CDS encoding DUF4245 domain-containing protein yields the protein MGDYRSVSETQDKSTPETQPASTGTPAPAAGTPDAPVVKPVIRAAAAKRANASVIGMIIALLVSVAAFLPIVLMNPSPKTDGYRPNVDVSAVARNAADVAGFTPVAPATGDTFSPNYARWESGTGSGVATWEVGYLTPKESFIGLVQTAQANPTWLLQQTKSAPVTGNRNAGGLDWELRDTGKGEKSMVLNHKGTTVILTGTAQLDEFAVLADAVVKSLESNPAATVSPSATPSP from the coding sequence ATGGGCGACTATAGAAGCGTGAGCGAAACGCAGGACAAGTCCACCCCCGAAACCCAGCCGGCCAGCACGGGCACCCCCGCACCCGCGGCAGGCACCCCGGACGCACCCGTGGTTAAGCCTGTTATCCGCGCCGCTGCGGCAAAAAGGGCCAACGCCTCGGTCATCGGCATGATCATCGCACTGCTGGTGAGCGTCGCCGCATTCCTCCCCATCGTCTTGATGAACCCGTCGCCGAAGACCGACGGATACCGGCCGAACGTTGATGTCAGCGCCGTGGCCCGGAACGCCGCCGATGTGGCGGGATTCACACCCGTTGCACCCGCGACCGGCGACACATTCAGCCCCAATTACGCCCGCTGGGAGTCCGGGACCGGCAGCGGGGTGGCCACGTGGGAGGTCGGATACCTCACGCCGAAGGAGTCGTTCATCGGCCTCGTCCAGACCGCCCAGGCGAATCCGACGTGGTTGCTCCAGCAGACCAAGAGCGCCCCGGTCACCGGGAACCGCAACGCCGGCGGCCTGGACTGGGAGCTCCGGGACACCGGCAAGGGCGAGAAGAGCATGGTCCTTAACCACAAAGGCACCACCGTCATCCTGACCGGCACGGCCCAACTCGACGAGTTCGCCGTCCTGGCAGACGCCGTCGTGAAGTCCTTGGAAAGTAATCCTGCCGCCACAGTTTCCCCCTCGGCCACTCCTTCGCCGTAA
- a CDS encoding lipid II:glycine glycyltransferase FemX encodes MDYFLQTPQWADFQRSLGRAVHQESGPGWSFLAVEEKNPAGKVLYAPYGPVADSLEAFDAALAALVALARACGAAFVRIEPVSAGFLAAEAPTVLRSRGLRPAPVNQQPELSWIVDLDRDFKEVLADMKPVNRNLYRNIHKKDVTFRASQDPEDIRVLLNFLHMTAKRSGFKPQSDEYLTQVARSLMPSGAATLFIAERHGGPIAAALAYDSADTRTYAHAALDDAHRKLSAGIPLLVTLIADAKEKGLKHVDLWGVAPEDQPNHKWAGFTAFKKSFGGREIAYPGTWDLPVKKVRYGAYQLARSAREKLRALRS; translated from the coding sequence GTGGACTATTTCCTGCAGACGCCGCAGTGGGCCGATTTCCAGCGTTCCCTGGGGCGCGCGGTGCACCAGGAGTCGGGCCCGGGTTGGAGCTTCCTCGCCGTGGAGGAGAAGAACCCGGCGGGCAAGGTGCTGTACGCCCCGTACGGTCCGGTAGCCGATTCCCTCGAAGCGTTCGACGCCGCCTTGGCGGCCCTCGTGGCACTGGCACGCGCGTGCGGTGCGGCGTTTGTCCGGATCGAGCCGGTCAGCGCCGGATTCTTGGCGGCTGAGGCGCCCACGGTGCTGCGGAGCCGCGGCCTGCGGCCGGCTCCGGTCAACCAGCAGCCGGAACTGAGCTGGATCGTGGACCTGGACCGGGACTTCAAGGAGGTCCTGGCCGACATGAAGCCCGTGAACCGGAACCTCTACCGGAACATCCACAAGAAGGACGTGACCTTCCGGGCATCGCAGGATCCCGAAGACATCCGTGTGCTGCTGAACTTCCTGCACATGACGGCCAAACGCAGCGGATTCAAGCCGCAGAGCGATGAGTACCTCACGCAGGTGGCCCGTTCCCTCATGCCGTCCGGCGCAGCCACGCTGTTCATCGCCGAACGCCACGGCGGTCCCATCGCCGCGGCCCTGGCCTACGACTCCGCCGACACCCGCACGTACGCACACGCCGCCCTGGACGACGCGCATCGCAAGCTCAGCGCCGGCATACCTTTGCTGGTGACGCTCATCGCGGATGCCAAGGAGAAGGGCCTGAAGCACGTGGATTTGTGGGGCGTGGCCCCGGAGGACCAGCCGAACCACAAGTGGGCGGGGTTCACGGCGTTCAAGAAGTCGTTCGGCGGCCGCGAAATTGCCTACCCTGGCACCTGGGACCTGCCCGTGAAGAAAGTCCGGTACGGCGCATACCAGCTTGCCCGAAGCGCCCGCGAAAAGCTCCGCGCCCTCCGCAGCTGA
- the glpX gene encoding class II fructose-bisphosphatase encodes MTQQYSTISPSLAVGIDEPDRNLALELVRVTEAAAIAGGHWVGFGDKNKADGAAVDAMRSFLQTVHFNGVVVIGEGEKDEAPMLFNGEHVGDGTGPECDVAVDPIDGTRLTALGINNALAVLAVAERGSMFDPSAVFYMEKLVTGPEAADMVDLRLPVKQNLHLIAKAKGVKVNQLNVMILDRDRHRPLVEEIREAGARTKFIMDGDVAGAIAAARSGTGVDALMGIGGTPEGIVAACAIKSLGGVIQGRLWPTSDDEKQKAIDAGHDLERVLSTNDLVSSDNCYFAATGITDGDLLKGVRYSKDKVLTQSIVMRSKSGTIRFVDGEHQASKWEGYARKS; translated from the coding sequence ATGACCCAGCAGTATTCCACGATTTCGCCGTCGCTTGCCGTAGGCATTGACGAACCGGACCGCAACCTTGCCCTGGAACTTGTCCGCGTCACCGAAGCCGCGGCCATTGCCGGCGGCCACTGGGTTGGCTTTGGCGACAAGAACAAGGCCGACGGCGCAGCTGTCGACGCCATGCGCTCCTTCCTCCAGACCGTCCACTTCAACGGTGTTGTCGTCATCGGTGAAGGCGAGAAGGATGAAGCTCCCATGCTTTTCAACGGCGAGCACGTAGGTGACGGAACCGGCCCTGAGTGCGATGTCGCCGTTGACCCCATCGACGGAACCCGTCTGACCGCCCTGGGCATCAACAACGCCCTTGCCGTTCTGGCTGTTGCCGAGCGCGGCTCCATGTTCGATCCCTCCGCCGTGTTCTACATGGAGAAGCTCGTCACGGGCCCGGAAGCTGCCGACATGGTTGACCTGCGCCTGCCTGTGAAGCAGAACCTGCACTTAATCGCCAAGGCGAAGGGCGTGAAGGTCAACCAGCTGAACGTCATGATCCTGGACCGGGACCGCCACCGTCCGCTCGTGGAGGAAATCCGCGAAGCCGGTGCCCGCACCAAGTTCATCATGGACGGCGACGTCGCCGGCGCCATCGCTGCGGCCCGCTCCGGCACCGGGGTTGACGCACTCATGGGTATCGGCGGAACGCCGGAAGGCATCGTGGCAGCCTGTGCCATCAAGTCCCTCGGCGGCGTCATCCAGGGCCGTCTCTGGCCCACCAGCGACGACGAGAAGCAGAAGGCCATCGATGCCGGGCACGACCTCGAGCGGGTGCTGTCCACCAACGACCTCGTCTCCAGCGACAACTGCTACTTCGCGGCCACGGGCATCACCGACGGCGACCTCCTGAAGGGCGTGCGCTACTCCAAGGACAAGGTCCTGACCCAGTCCATCGTGATGCGGTCCAAGTCCGGCACCATCCGCTTTGTGGACGGCGAGCACCAGGCCAGCAAGTGGGAAGGCTACGCCCGCAAGAGCTAG
- a CDS encoding LCP family protein, producing the protein MTTSHYRPQAPKQALTDPVRNPANAPAPVRTKRAFVLLLLTLLVPGSAQIVAGDRKLGRIALRVTLAVWGLLIVALVLLLANRTLLIGIVTNPVASLLLIVILIALALGWAALFINTLRLIRPVLLAPGMRPIVGVALVLAMVLSSGTLGYVAYVLNVSRNAIGSIFSAGPAIDPVDGRYNFLMMGGDAGDDRTGRRPDSLSVLSVDAKTGQTAIISVPRNLQNAQFSEGSPMRQVYPDGYDCGNECLINAINTEVTNEHTDLYPGVADPGAQATLEAVSGSLGITVQAYVLVDMEGFAKLIDAMGGIKIKAGGWVPLSGDMVDEANGIHGMPTGWIPAGDQHLDGYHALWYGRSREFVDDYARIQRQQCVQQAMLKQLDPATLLSKFEDIANAGTKVVDSNISASQLGSFVDLAMKAKGTEVRRLTIGPPDFDASFSTVPDFDQIHSKVDQLLAAQSGGSAGAAGDPAAEDAIVQAGSAAGPLMAAAPAAPLTQPSPSPSSSDFTPVTTTPDGEPITEEMLNQFKREGNEQAIRDLVATNGQCRPL; encoded by the coding sequence ATGACCACCAGCCACTACCGCCCCCAGGCGCCGAAGCAGGCTCTGACGGACCCCGTCCGCAACCCGGCGAATGCTCCGGCGCCCGTCCGGACGAAGCGCGCGTTTGTCCTCCTGCTGCTGACCCTGCTCGTCCCGGGCAGCGCACAGATCGTGGCCGGTGACCGCAAGCTGGGAAGGATTGCCCTCCGGGTGACGCTTGCCGTCTGGGGGCTGCTGATCGTGGCTCTGGTGCTGTTGCTGGCCAACCGCACGCTCCTGATCGGGATCGTCACGAACCCCGTGGCCTCCCTCCTCCTCATCGTCATCCTGATAGCTCTTGCCCTGGGCTGGGCGGCGCTGTTCATCAACACCCTCAGGCTCATCCGGCCGGTACTGCTGGCACCCGGAATGAGGCCCATCGTCGGCGTCGCACTGGTCCTGGCCATGGTGCTCAGCAGCGGCACCCTTGGGTATGTGGCGTACGTACTGAACGTGAGCCGGAACGCGATCGGCAGCATCTTCTCCGCCGGCCCGGCAATCGATCCCGTGGACGGCCGCTACAACTTCCTGATGATGGGCGGGGACGCCGGTGACGACCGCACGGGTCGCCGCCCGGACAGCCTGTCGGTCCTGAGTGTCGACGCCAAGACCGGGCAGACCGCCATCATCTCTGTCCCGCGCAACCTGCAGAATGCCCAGTTCAGTGAAGGCTCCCCCATGCGGCAGGTCTACCCGGACGGTTACGACTGCGGCAACGAATGCCTGATCAACGCGATCAACACCGAAGTGACCAACGAGCACACCGACCTCTACCCCGGAGTCGCCGATCCCGGCGCCCAGGCAACGCTCGAGGCCGTGTCGGGTTCCCTGGGCATCACGGTCCAGGCCTACGTCCTGGTTGACATGGAGGGCTTCGCAAAGCTCATTGACGCCATGGGCGGCATCAAGATCAAGGCCGGCGGATGGGTGCCCCTGAGCGGCGACATGGTGGACGAAGCCAACGGCATCCACGGTATGCCCACAGGCTGGATCCCCGCCGGAGACCAGCACCTGGACGGCTACCACGCCCTCTGGTACGGACGCTCCCGCGAATTCGTGGACGACTACGCCCGCATCCAGCGACAGCAGTGCGTCCAGCAGGCGATGCTGAAGCAGCTCGACCCGGCAACCCTGCTCTCGAAGTTCGAGGACATTGCCAACGCCGGCACCAAGGTGGTGGACTCCAACATCTCGGCGAGCCAGCTCGGCAGCTTCGTGGACCTGGCCATGAAGGCCAAGGGCACGGAAGTCCGCCGGCTGACCATCGGGCCGCCCGACTTCGACGCCTCGTTCTCGACGGTTCCGGACTTCGACCAGATCCACAGCAAGGTTGATCAGCTGCTTGCCGCGCAGTCCGGCGGTTCAGCGGGTGCAGCCGGGGATCCCGCCGCTGAGGACGCCATCGTGCAGGCAGGCTCGGCCGCGGGCCCGCTGATGGCCGCCGCACCGGCGGCGCCCCTGACGCAGCCGTCGCCGTCGCCGTCGTCGTCGGACTTCACACCGGTGACCACCACCCCCGACGGCGAGCCCATCACGGAAGAAATGTTGAACCAGTTCAAGCGTGAGGGCAACGAGCAGGCGATCCGGGATCTTGTGGCCACCAACGGCCAATGCCGTCCGCTCTGA
- a CDS encoding TIGR03089 family protein yields the protein MSIPAIDLMTALRSGHSTSPRLTWYGPDAERVELSGRVLDNWVAKTSNLLQDELDAEPGMRLRLDLPAHWKSMILALAAWQLGMEVVLDSADAELLATLSPEAGSEGTGFDAVIAVPLPALAMRWPGELPPGVVDFAAEVRSHGDVFMAHEDPDASLRAIVSSAGTPHPHSDLLDGFAASHDTGVRLLVRAGDGLEAALVQSLGAWRNDGSVVLVHPDVTVTDKLLGDERVQGD from the coding sequence ATGAGCATCCCGGCGATCGACCTGATGACTGCACTGCGGTCCGGCCATTCCACGTCACCGCGACTGACCTGGTACGGACCGGACGCCGAGAGGGTGGAACTGTCCGGCCGTGTGCTGGACAACTGGGTGGCAAAGACAAGCAACTTGCTCCAGGACGAACTCGACGCTGAACCCGGGATGCGGCTGCGGCTGGACCTGCCGGCGCATTGGAAGTCCATGATCCTGGCGTTGGCCGCCTGGCAGCTTGGAATGGAAGTGGTCCTCGACTCCGCGGACGCCGAGCTTCTCGCCACGCTGTCGCCGGAGGCCGGCTCCGAGGGCACCGGGTTCGACGCCGTCATCGCAGTGCCGCTTCCGGCACTCGCCATGCGCTGGCCCGGTGAGCTGCCGCCCGGCGTCGTTGATTTTGCCGCCGAAGTGCGGTCCCATGGCGACGTTTTCATGGCCCATGAGGATCCGGATGCGTCCCTGCGGGCGATCGTGTCGTCAGCGGGCACCCCGCACCCGCATTCAGACCTGCTGGACGGCTTCGCCGCCTCCCACGACACCGGCGTACGGCTGCTGGTCCGGGCCGGCGACGGGCTTGAAGCAGCCCTGGTCCAGTCCCTGGGAGCCTGGCGCAACGACGGTTCAGTCGTCCTGGTCCACCCTGACGTCACGGTGACCGACAAGTTACTCGGCGACGAGCGCGTGCAGGGGGACTGA
- a CDS encoding class II fumarate hydratase: MTSTEEFRIEHDTMGEVRVPVNALYRAQTQRAVENFPISGKTLERAHIEALARVKKAAAQANAELGVLDGELAKAIADAADEVAAGKYDGDFPIDVFQTGSGTSSNMNTNEVIAELASRALKAAGSDKVVHPNDHVNASQSSNDVFPTSVHVAATSALINDLIPALGYLADSLDRKAVEFKDVVKSGRTHLMDATPVTLGQEFGGYAAQVRYGIERINASLPRVAEVPLGGTAVGTGINTPAGFPERVIELLATDTGLPLTEARDHFEAQANRDGLIEASSQLRNIAISFMKINNDLRWMGSGPNTGLGEIAIPDLQPGSSIMPGKVNPVICEASIMVCAQVIGNDTAIAWSGTNGAFELNVGIPVMAANLLESVRLLANTSRVMADKMIDGITANVERARFLAEASPSIVTPLNKYIGYENAAKIAKKAVAEGLTIRETVVAMGFVERGEVTEEQLDTALDVMSMTRPPHKA, encoded by the coding sequence ATGACTTCCACTGAAGAATTCCGCATTGAACATGACACGATGGGCGAAGTCCGCGTCCCCGTGAACGCCCTGTACCGTGCACAGACGCAGCGTGCAGTTGAAAACTTCCCCATTTCCGGCAAAACCCTGGAACGCGCGCACATCGAGGCCCTCGCCCGGGTCAAGAAGGCTGCCGCCCAGGCCAACGCAGAACTTGGAGTGCTCGACGGCGAGCTGGCCAAGGCGATCGCGGACGCCGCCGATGAGGTTGCTGCCGGGAAGTACGACGGCGACTTCCCCATCGACGTCTTCCAGACCGGCTCCGGCACGTCCTCCAACATGAACACCAACGAGGTCATCGCGGAGCTCGCCTCCCGTGCCCTCAAAGCTGCCGGCAGCGACAAGGTGGTCCACCCGAACGACCACGTCAACGCCTCCCAGTCCTCCAACGATGTCTTCCCCACCTCCGTCCACGTGGCTGCAACGTCGGCGCTGATCAACGACCTCATTCCGGCCCTCGGCTACCTCGCCGATTCGCTGGACCGCAAGGCCGTTGAGTTCAAGGACGTTGTGAAGTCCGGCCGCACGCACCTCATGGACGCCACCCCGGTGACCCTGGGCCAGGAGTTCGGCGGCTACGCCGCACAGGTCCGCTACGGCATCGAGCGCATCAACGCCTCGCTGCCCCGCGTGGCCGAGGTTCCCCTCGGCGGCACGGCCGTGGGCACCGGCATCAACACCCCTGCCGGCTTCCCGGAGCGCGTCATCGAACTGCTCGCCACCGACACGGGCCTGCCGCTGACCGAGGCACGCGACCACTTCGAGGCCCAGGCAAACCGCGACGGCCTCATCGAAGCCTCCAGCCAGCTGCGCAACATTGCGATCTCCTTCATGAAGATCAACAACGACCTCCGCTGGATGGGCTCGGGCCCCAACACCGGCCTCGGTGAAATCGCCATCCCGGACCTCCAGCCGGGTTCCTCGATCATGCCGGGCAAGGTCAACCCCGTCATCTGCGAGGCGTCCATCATGGTCTGCGCCCAGGTCATCGGCAACGACACCGCCATTGCCTGGTCCGGCACCAACGGCGCCTTCGAACTGAACGTCGGCATCCCCGTCATGGCCGCCAACCTGCTCGAATCCGTGCGCCTGCTGGCCAACACCAGCCGCGTCATGGCCGACAAGATGATCGACGGCATCACCGCCAACGTCGAGCGCGCCCGCTTCCTCGCGGAGGCCTCCCCGTCCATCGTCACGCCGCTGAACAAGTACATCGGCTACGAAAACGCGGCCAAGATCGCCAAGAAGGCCGTCGCCGAAGGGCTCACCATCCGCGAGACCGTCGTCGCCATGGGCTTCGTGGAGCGCGGCGAGGTGACGGAAGAGCAGCTGGACACCGCCCTGGACGTCATGTCCATGACGCGCCCCCCGCACAAGGCATAG
- a CDS encoding GtrA family protein → MFYTLAERLRGLASLFWREVAKFGAVGGVAFVIDNGLTYYLMHGPMTDSEAKARFVGATVATIFSWIANRFWTFRHRRQDNVIREFFMFVLINGIGIGISTGFTALAKYSFGITDKNMLFLAGVAGILVATVVRFFAYRFLVFNKELDEEPAFSHDHEIIELHHHDKHPVPVPGNDVPGNVPAERVQDPDLPGPTRSS, encoded by the coding sequence ATGTTTTACACACTTGCAGAACGTTTGCGCGGACTCGCCTCGCTTTTCTGGCGCGAGGTGGCCAAGTTCGGCGCCGTCGGCGGTGTCGCCTTCGTTATAGATAACGGCCTGACCTATTACCTGATGCACGGCCCCATGACGGACAGCGAAGCGAAAGCGCGGTTCGTCGGCGCCACAGTCGCCACCATCTTCTCCTGGATCGCCAACCGGTTCTGGACCTTCCGCCACCGCCGCCAGGACAACGTGATTCGCGAGTTCTTCATGTTCGTCCTGATCAACGGCATTGGCATCGGTATCTCCACGGGATTCACCGCCCTGGCCAAGTACTCATTCGGCATCACGGACAAGAACATGCTGTTCCTGGCGGGCGTGGCCGGCATCCTCGTGGCCACCGTGGTGCGCTTCTTCGCCTACCGGTTCCTGGTCTTCAACAAGGAACTCGACGAAGAGCCGGCATTCTCGCACGATCACGAAATCATCGAGCTGCACCACCACGACAAGCACCCGGTCCCTGTTCCGGGCAACGACGTTCCCGGTAATGTGCCGGCGGAGAGGGTGCAGGATCCGGACCTCCCCGGGCCGACCCGCAGCAGCTAG
- the manA gene encoding mannose-6-phosphate isomerase, class I, translating into MYEIENVLRPYAWGSTTAIAGLLGRQASGGPEAELWVGAHPDSPSVATAADGGPLPLDALISSDPDHHLGSASVAEFGPRLPFLLKVLAAESPLSLQVHPTLDQARAGFAREEAAGVDRSAAERNYKDDNHKPEMIFALTPFEALCGFRPAASTRALFEHLTASMDAMSLDVPHVFRDVVQDLAAPVEHDALKAAFTRLIGGGHAVSHAVRELVAALKAGLPMTPYQTELSTVVSLHGHYPGDPGVLISLLLNRISLAPGEAVYLPAGNVHAYLHGLGIEVMASSDNVLRGGLTPKFVDVPELLATVEFESVGVPMLAAETSELGQELYRPPFREFQLQRIELEPDGTPVPLAQSGAAVIIVVSGSVLLDSPKGDLHLDRGASAFLPAAEAPVNVHPAAGSAGTAVAFAVTTAVEA; encoded by the coding sequence TTGTACGAAATCGAGAATGTCCTCCGGCCCTACGCCTGGGGCTCCACTACGGCCATTGCCGGGCTGCTGGGCCGTCAGGCCTCCGGCGGGCCGGAGGCTGAGCTGTGGGTCGGCGCGCACCCGGACTCGCCGTCGGTGGCAACAGCGGCCGACGGCGGGCCTTTGCCTTTGGATGCACTGATCAGTTCCGATCCCGACCACCATCTGGGCAGTGCCAGCGTGGCGGAGTTTGGCCCGCGCCTTCCGTTCCTCCTCAAGGTCCTGGCTGCAGAGAGTCCCCTGTCCCTTCAGGTACACCCGACGCTGGACCAGGCGCGGGCAGGGTTTGCCCGCGAGGAGGCCGCCGGCGTCGACCGCTCCGCGGCGGAGCGGAACTACAAGGATGACAACCACAAGCCGGAGATGATCTTTGCCCTGACGCCCTTCGAGGCGCTCTGCGGCTTCCGCCCGGCAGCGTCGACGCGTGCCCTCTTTGAACACCTCACGGCGTCCATGGACGCGATGTCCCTTGACGTACCGCACGTGTTCCGCGACGTCGTGCAGGACCTGGCCGCGCCGGTGGAGCACGATGCCCTGAAAGCCGCGTTCACCAGGCTCATCGGCGGGGGCCACGCCGTCTCGCACGCGGTGCGCGAACTCGTGGCGGCCCTCAAGGCCGGGCTGCCGATGACGCCCTACCAGACCGAACTGTCCACAGTGGTGAGCCTGCACGGCCACTATCCCGGCGACCCCGGTGTGCTCATCTCGCTGCTGCTGAACAGGATCTCGCTGGCGCCCGGCGAGGCCGTCTACCTGCCGGCCGGCAATGTCCACGCCTACCTGCATGGGCTCGGCATCGAGGTCATGGCGTCCTCGGACAACGTGCTTCGCGGCGGACTGACCCCGAAGTTCGTGGACGTGCCCGAACTGCTGGCCACCGTCGAGTTCGAGTCGGTGGGCGTTCCCATGCTGGCGGCCGAGACGTCTGAGCTGGGCCAGGAGCTCTACCGGCCGCCGTTCCGTGAATTCCAGCTGCAGCGGATCGAACTGGAACCTGACGGCACGCCCGTCCCGCTGGCACAGTCCGGGGCGGCAGTGATCATCGTGGTCTCCGGATCAGTGTTGCTGGACTCCCCCAAGGGCGACCTCCACCTGGACCGCGGCGCGAGCGCCTTCCTCCCTGCCGCGGAGGCTCCGGTGAACGTGCACCCGGCGGCCGGCTCCGCAGGGACCGCCGTCGCGTTTGCCGTGACCACAGCAGTGGAGGCCTGA
- a CDS encoding carbonic anhydrase, translating into MATYLTPALAWRRLREGNERFVAGESSHPNQDASRRSSLVENQHPFAVIFGCSDSRLAAEIIFDLGLGDAFVVRTAGQVIDDAVLGSLEYSIGVLGVPLIVILGHDSCGAVSATKDAVETGQMPTGFIRDLVERITPSVLTSLRNNETEVNDMVVEHVKQTSQRLVDSSRVISDAIETGRAAVIGLSYSLKEGRADLVSGIGEL; encoded by the coding sequence GTGGCTACTTACCTGACTCCTGCCCTGGCTTGGCGGCGACTGCGCGAAGGAAACGAACGCTTCGTCGCCGGCGAATCCTCCCATCCCAACCAGGACGCCTCGCGCCGGTCCTCGCTGGTGGAGAACCAGCATCCGTTCGCGGTGATCTTCGGCTGCTCCGATTCCCGGCTCGCCGCAGAAATTATTTTTGACCTCGGCCTGGGCGACGCCTTCGTGGTCCGCACCGCCGGCCAGGTCATCGACGACGCCGTCCTGGGCTCACTCGAATACAGCATCGGCGTTTTGGGCGTGCCGCTCATCGTGATCCTGGGCCACGACAGCTGCGGCGCGGTCAGCGCCACGAAGGACGCTGTGGAGACAGGCCAGATGCCCACCGGCTTCATCCGCGACCTTGTTGAGCGGATCACGCCGTCAGTGCTGACCTCGCTGCGCAACAACGAAACCGAAGTCAACGACATGGTGGTGGAGCACGTGAAGCAGACCTCGCAGCGGCTCGTAGACAGCTCCCGTGTGATTTCAGACGCAATTGAAACCGGACGCGCGGCCGTGATCGGCCTGTCGTACAGCCTCAAAGAGGGCCGCGCCGACCTCGTTTCGGGAATCGGCGAACTCTAA